In one window of Corynebacterium incognita DNA:
- a CDS encoding ABC transporter permease, with amino-acid sequence MNLLLSEWTKLRTTKTFWWTTALFFIFAIAWAVLMAKTATIPEPDPNLPPEFQQTGPPLTSDTFTAIIWMMGLPVLLIQAIMMVTTEYRHKTHTITMTATPVRWKVALVKLLLYVVLAVIFVELALLISFGLGELLAKPEVADLYDPFDEMAKRALWTFPLATALIVVFAQGMGWLLRQTAGAIALSLILYMGIDGLLQMIPKVGEKIVNFAPFTSLNNFIMEVDVESAPWGVTGNLVVFAVWAVALWLLGLFMLERRDV; translated from the coding sequence ATGAATCTACTACTTTCGGAGTGGACCAAGCTCCGCACCACCAAGACCTTCTGGTGGACCACGGCACTGTTCTTCATCTTCGCGATCGCATGGGCGGTCCTCATGGCGAAGACCGCCACGATCCCCGAGCCGGACCCGAACCTCCCGCCGGAGTTCCAGCAGACCGGCCCGCCGCTCACCTCGGATACCTTCACGGCCATCATTTGGATGATGGGTTTGCCCGTCTTGCTTATTCAGGCCATCATGATGGTGACCACGGAATACCGCCACAAGACGCACACCATCACTATGACTGCCACCCCGGTGCGTTGGAAAGTAGCGTTGGTTAAGCTGCTGCTGTACGTGGTTCTCGCCGTGATTTTCGTGGAGTTGGCTTTGCTCATCTCCTTTGGCTTGGGCGAGCTATTGGCCAAGCCTGAAGTCGCGGACCTCTACGACCCCTTTGATGAGATGGCCAAGCGCGCCCTGTGGACCTTCCCCCTGGCCACCGCCCTCATCGTCGTATTCGCCCAGGGCATGGGCTGGCTGCTGCGCCAGACCGCCGGAGCCATCGCGCTGTCGCTCATCCTCTACATGGGCATTGACGGTCTGCTGCAGATGATTCCCAAGGTGGGCGAGAAGATCGTGAACTTTGCGCCGTTTACCTCCCTGAACAACTTCATCATGGAGGTCGACGTAGAAAGCGCGCCGTGGGGCGTGACCGGCAACCTGGTGGTCTTTGCCGTCTGGGCCGTGGCCCTGTGGCTGCTGGGCCTGTTCATGCTCGAGCGCCGCGACGTCTAA
- a CDS encoding ABC transporter ATP-binding protein: protein MIQVEGLTKQYKAVRAVDHLDFTVEPGHVTGFLGPNGAGKSTTMRMILGLDKPTAGTATINGKRYRELKNPLREVGGLLDAKAVHPNRTAANHLKWMAQANGIPTKRVDEVLGLVGLSNVAGKKAGGFSLGMGQRLGLAAALLGDPGTLLLDEPVNGLDPEGIRWVRSLVRGLAAEGRSVLVSSHLLSEMALTADHLIVIGKGKLVANMPTYDFIKAHSAANVIVRAENLRELANALRSRNVAFQPEKDQEGRDTLVIPERSTDEIGHLAHELGVPLQELSLHRASLEDAFMKMTEDAVEYRADAPATARADVPQAGNQPASAQAANPQAQPAQASQSGQPAQPATDAPAESRGQHRGRNGAEGGGETYTVEQLLAQHKASKGKGN from the coding sequence ATGATTCAAGTAGAAGGCCTGACTAAGCAGTACAAAGCTGTCCGCGCCGTTGACCACCTGGACTTCACCGTGGAACCCGGTCACGTTACCGGTTTCCTGGGGCCGAACGGCGCGGGTAAGTCCACGACCATGCGGATGATCCTGGGCCTAGACAAGCCCACGGCGGGAACCGCCACCATCAATGGCAAGCGCTACCGGGAGCTCAAGAACCCCCTGCGTGAGGTCGGCGGTCTTCTCGACGCCAAGGCTGTGCACCCCAACCGCACGGCGGCGAATCACCTCAAGTGGATGGCGCAGGCCAACGGCATCCCCACCAAGCGCGTGGACGAGGTCTTGGGCCTGGTGGGCTTGAGCAACGTCGCGGGCAAGAAGGCCGGCGGCTTCTCCTTGGGCATGGGCCAGCGCCTGGGCCTGGCGGCGGCGCTGCTGGGTGATCCGGGCACCCTGCTTCTCGACGAGCCCGTCAACGGCCTCGATCCCGAAGGCATCCGGTGGGTGCGTTCCCTGGTCCGCGGCCTGGCCGCGGAGGGGCGTTCCGTGCTGGTGTCCTCCCACCTGCTCTCGGAGATGGCGCTGACTGCCGATCACCTCATCGTGATTGGTAAGGGCAAGCTGGTGGCCAACATGCCAACCTATGATTTCATCAAAGCGCACTCCGCGGCCAACGTCATTGTCCGTGCAGAGAATCTGCGTGAGCTGGCGAACGCGCTGCGGTCGCGCAACGTGGCCTTCCAACCGGAGAAGGACCAGGAAGGCCGGGACACCCTGGTGATCCCGGAGCGCTCCACCGATGAGATCGGCCACCTGGCTCACGAGCTCGGCGTGCCGCTGCAGGAGTTGAGCCTGCACCGCGCCTCCCTGGAGGACGCGTTCATGAAGATGACCGAGGACGCCGTGGAATACCGCGCGGATGCCCCCGCCACCGCTCGAGCTGACGTCCCGCAGGCAGGCAACCAGCCCGCCTCCGCGCAGGCCGCGAACCCACAGGCGCAGCCTGCACAAGCTTCCCAGTCAGGTCAACCGGCACAGCCAGCGACGGACGCGCCCGCTGAGTCGCGCGGCCAGCACCGCGGTCGCAACGGTGCCGAAGGTGGCGGCGAGACCTATACGGTGGAACAGCTGCTCGCACAGCACAAGGCGTCCAAGGGAAAGGGGAACTAA
- a CDS encoding NUDIX domain-containing protein, whose protein sequence is MPGSGDGWSAGPNGSTVWGRCGAAGLFLIATEHDEVLLQHRAAWTSAGNTWGIPGGARDMGETAAEAAIRESIEECSIDPELVEVLDVVVTAGPFAADPARPELPGDWTYTTVIARTTSGNRIPTVANEESYELRWVGFDAVEALDLLPAFRSAFPELRRHAGELHGRN, encoded by the coding sequence ATCCCGGGGTCCGGCGACGGCTGGTCCGCCGGGCCGAACGGCTCTACGGTGTGGGGCCGCTGCGGCGCCGCCGGCCTCTTCCTCATTGCCACCGAGCACGACGAGGTGCTCCTGCAGCACCGCGCCGCGTGGACGAGCGCAGGCAACACCTGGGGCATCCCGGGCGGCGCGCGCGACATGGGGGAGACCGCGGCGGAGGCCGCCATCCGCGAAAGCATCGAGGAATGCAGCATCGATCCGGAACTCGTGGAGGTCCTCGATGTGGTGGTCACGGCCGGGCCATTCGCGGCGGACCCCGCGCGCCCGGAGCTTCCCGGCGACTGGACCTACACCACCGTCATCGCGCGCACTACCAGCGGCAACCGCATCCCCACTGTGGCGAACGAGGAGTCCTACGAGTTGCGCTGGGTGGGATTCGACGCGGTGGAGGCTCTTGATTTACTGCCCGCTTTCCGCAGCGCATTCCCGGAATTGCGCAGGCACGCCGGGGAACTGCACGGGAGAAATTAG
- a CDS encoding glutamate ABC transporter substrate-binding protein, whose product MFRHLRFTTPRAPLAVGSLLVATSLTLGSCAAPWQDDAAQEERTEKEVPLDSVARPYRPHNQLPAGTRLEAAGVEAPEEIKTQSVTGSLRPDNKKPKERVPHIVERGRLVVGVDQSQNLLSYRDSVSGQLKGFEVDLAHEIAADIFGDRNKVDFRFIQSAEREEALSSGKVDIIIRTMTITEDRQKNVLFSTPYLTTRTRLLVLNNSHITEPRHVAGRRVCVTDASTAQQLARKHAKHANILLTDSWSDCLMALQLGQTDAVLSDDTILSGMAQQDPYARIVGQSLATDDYGVGVAKPNGANHARGTVRQVNSTLERLRRDGTWNELYTKWFGEFLPAEAMPAAHYKDTDAKEEK is encoded by the coding sequence ATGTTTAGGCACTTGCGCTTCACGACGCCCCGCGCCCCACTCGCAGTGGGCTCCCTCCTGGTTGCCACGAGCCTGACGCTGGGGTCGTGTGCGGCGCCATGGCAGGACGACGCGGCGCAAGAGGAACGCACGGAGAAAGAGGTGCCGCTGGATAGCGTCGCCCGCCCTTACCGGCCGCACAATCAGCTGCCCGCGGGTACTCGTCTGGAGGCGGCCGGGGTGGAGGCTCCGGAAGAGATTAAGACCCAGAGCGTCACCGGTTCACTCCGCCCGGACAACAAGAAGCCCAAAGAACGTGTCCCGCACATCGTCGAGCGTGGGCGCCTGGTGGTCGGCGTAGACCAGTCCCAGAACCTCTTGTCTTATCGCGACTCCGTCTCCGGTCAGCTCAAGGGCTTCGAGGTGGATTTGGCCCATGAGATCGCCGCGGATATCTTCGGCGACCGCAACAAGGTGGACTTCCGTTTCATCCAATCCGCCGAACGCGAAGAAGCGCTGAGTTCGGGCAAGGTGGACATCATTATTCGCACCATGACCATCACGGAGGACCGCCAAAAGAATGTGCTGTTCTCTACGCCGTACTTGACCACGCGGACGCGCCTGTTGGTCCTCAACAACTCGCACATCACCGAGCCTCGCCACGTGGCCGGCCGCCGGGTGTGTGTCACGGATGCCTCCACCGCGCAACAGCTAGCGCGCAAGCACGCCAAACACGCCAATATCCTGCTCACCGACTCCTGGAGTGATTGCCTCATGGCCCTGCAACTCGGGCAGACGGATGCCGTGCTCAGCGATGACACGATTCTTTCCGGCATGGCGCAGCAAGACCCCTACGCCCGTATCGTGGGCCAGTCCCTGGCCACCGACGACTACGGCGTGGGCGTGGCCAAACCTAACGGCGCCAACCACGCTCGGGGAACAGTCCGCCAGGTCAACTCGACGCTCGAGCGCCTGCGGCGCGACGGCACGTGGAACGAGCTTTACACCAAGTGGTTCGGCGAGTTCCTACCCGCCGAGGCGATGCCCGCGGCGCACTACAAGGACACAGACGCGAAGGAGGAAAAGTGA
- a CDS encoding serine/threonine protein kinase: MSTPHDGNPADPADRTAATSPSEPAAEDSSTGTEAVLFDPFADDDDPVTAPTGIQTKDPDNLAALLEDLGKLRDQSLQETSQNDLAGQEDTSTRARRAALDTFRKRRRHRRQGRFVADGMVNLPYLVPKEPEDALIDAAKVAQDKHISPPQLTQGDVVAGQYEIMGVLAHGGMGWIYLAEDKFVSNRVVVLKGMQAQTNKDEQAAAEAEREFLADITHPGIVKIFNFIDDPRVPGGFIVMEYVGGPSLRHRRNEEANRLLPIDIAIGYVLEILPALDYLHSRGVVYNDLKPDNIIVTEDQVKLIDLGAVSGIDAFGFIYGTRGYQAPEVSSDGPSVASDIYTVGRTLAALTLRLPTVDGAYAPGLPNPSQEPDLRRHLSFYRLLLRCTHPDRDKRFKSVAELRTQLYGVLREVIAERDGRQFPAQHSLFSPQRTTFGTKHLVFRTDQLIDGIHRTVRITAPEVVSALPIPLLDHDDVGAPLMQGASYAEPQEALETFRQAMTTPKYAESAEIPFGVVRTMLDLGYTGQAREWLDSLTTKLGNDWRYHWYSGLAELMRDNYAQAQKDFAVTLSLLPGEPAPKLALAAVNELLLQQLSLNEAELISLRLARATSGLAENLADLDNSDFDDDESFWNHVTTDPERLRFNSMRLYGLVWLANPSTVSSAFGLARQLRAEQQLELAVMTLDKVPNASRHYRMARLTSILQLISQDLTESRIRRAARRLEEIPTNEPRFLQIKIAVLSAGLNFLRDASVDAAASPNDLFEYAFTQDGIRYGLADTLRDLARQAPFSRHRYELVDLANKVRPVTLY; this comes from the coding sequence GTGAGCACGCCCCACGACGGCAACCCGGCGGATCCTGCCGACCGCACTGCAGCGACGTCGCCAAGCGAACCGGCGGCCGAGGACTCCAGCACGGGCACCGAGGCGGTGTTATTCGACCCTTTCGCCGATGACGATGACCCGGTGACCGCGCCCACGGGCATCCAGACTAAGGACCCGGACAACCTTGCGGCGCTGCTGGAGGATCTGGGCAAGCTGCGCGATCAGTCGCTGCAGGAGACGTCGCAGAACGACCTGGCCGGGCAGGAAGACACCTCCACCCGGGCGCGCCGCGCCGCGCTGGATACGTTCCGCAAGCGGCGCCGCCACCGCCGCCAGGGTCGCTTCGTGGCCGACGGCATGGTCAACCTCCCCTACCTCGTGCCCAAAGAGCCCGAGGATGCGCTTATCGACGCCGCGAAGGTGGCGCAGGACAAACACATCTCGCCACCGCAATTGACGCAGGGCGACGTGGTGGCGGGCCAATACGAGATCATGGGCGTACTCGCCCACGGCGGCATGGGCTGGATCTACCTGGCCGAGGACAAGTTTGTGTCCAACCGCGTGGTGGTACTCAAGGGAATGCAGGCCCAAACCAACAAGGACGAACAAGCCGCCGCGGAGGCGGAGCGGGAGTTTCTGGCGGACATCACGCACCCGGGTATCGTCAAGATTTTCAACTTCATCGACGACCCCCGGGTGCCCGGCGGGTTCATTGTGATGGAGTACGTTGGCGGGCCGTCGCTACGCCACCGCCGCAACGAGGAAGCCAACCGTTTGCTTCCGATCGACATCGCCATCGGCTACGTCCTGGAGATCCTCCCGGCCCTGGACTATCTGCACTCGCGCGGGGTGGTCTACAACGACCTCAAGCCGGACAACATCATCGTGACCGAGGACCAGGTCAAGCTCATTGACCTGGGCGCGGTCTCGGGCATCGATGCCTTCGGTTTCATTTACGGCACCCGCGGCTACCAGGCCCCCGAGGTTTCCTCCGACGGGCCTTCAGTGGCCAGTGATATCTACACGGTCGGCCGCACGTTGGCGGCGCTGACACTGCGGCTGCCCACCGTCGATGGCGCGTACGCCCCCGGCCTCCCCAACCCTTCGCAAGAACCAGACCTGCGCCGTCACCTGTCGTTTTACCGGCTGCTGCTGCGCTGCACCCACCCGGACAGAGACAAGCGCTTTAAGTCAGTGGCGGAGCTGCGCACCCAGTTGTACGGAGTGCTCCGTGAGGTCATTGCGGAACGCGACGGGCGGCAGTTCCCGGCGCAGCACTCACTATTTTCCCCGCAGCGCACCACCTTTGGCACCAAGCACCTGGTGTTCCGCACGGACCAGCTAATCGACGGCATCCACCGCACGGTGCGCATCACCGCGCCGGAGGTGGTCTCCGCGCTGCCCATCCCACTGCTCGATCACGACGACGTGGGCGCCCCACTCATGCAGGGCGCCTCCTACGCCGAGCCGCAGGAAGCCCTGGAAACCTTCCGCCAGGCGATGACCACGCCGAAGTACGCCGAAAGCGCCGAAATCCCCTTCGGCGTGGTGCGCACGATGCTGGATCTCGGTTATACGGGACAGGCCCGGGAATGGTTGGACTCGTTGACCACCAAGCTGGGCAATGATTGGCGATACCATTGGTATTCCGGACTCGCCGAGCTCATGCGCGATAACTACGCGCAGGCGCAGAAGGATTTCGCGGTGACACTGTCACTGCTCCCGGGCGAGCCTGCCCCAAAGTTGGCGCTTGCGGCGGTGAACGAACTGCTGCTGCAGCAACTTTCCCTCAACGAGGCTGAGTTGATCTCCCTGCGGTTGGCGCGCGCCACCTCCGGTCTGGCGGAGAACCTGGCGGATCTGGATAACTCGGACTTCGATGACGATGAGTCCTTCTGGAACCACGTCACGACGGACCCGGAGCGTTTGCGTTTTAACTCGATGCGGCTTTACGGCCTGGTGTGGTTGGCCAATCCAAGCACGGTGTCCTCGGCCTTCGGCTTGGCGCGGCAGCTGCGCGCGGAGCAGCAACTGGAGCTGGCGGTGATGACGTTGGATAAGGTTCCCAATGCTTCGCGGCATTACCGCATGGCGCGTCTGACCAGCATCCTGCAGCTGATTAGTCAGGACCTCACGGAGTCCCGGATTCGCCGCGCGGCCCGCCGCTTGGAGGAGATTCCTACGAACGAGCCGCGCTTCCTGCAGATCAAGATCGCGGTGCTGTCCGCGGGGCTGAACTTCCTGCGCGACGCCAGCGTGGACGCGGCGGCGAGCCCCAACGATCTGTTTGAGTACGCGTTCACCCAGGACGGGATCCGTTACGGCCTGGCGGACACGCTGCGCGATCTCGCCCGTCAGGCCCCCTTCAGCCGTCACCGCTACGAGCTGGTGGACCTAGCCAACAAGGTCCGCCCAGTTACGCTCTACTAG
- a CDS encoding acetate kinase, which translates to MAFVLVLNSGSSSIKFQLVDPNQSATDKPEVSGLVEQVGEPLGAITVKVRGEEIREELPIPTHADGLERAFGIMHDHGVGPTDVEVTAVGHRVVHGGRLFSEPQLIMDQIESMIEDLIPLAPLHNPANLDGIRVARALLPDIPHVAVFDTAFFNQMPPAAALYAINREVASEYDIRRYGFHGTSHEFVSQQVPGLLGRDPNHTRQITLHLGNGASAAAIANGRAIDTSMGLTPLAGLAMGTRSGDIDPGIIFHLVREAGMSIDEIDNLLNRESGVKGLSGVNDFRELRRMIDEEDQDAWLAYNIYIHQLRRFIGSYMIALGRVDAITFTAGVGENDTEVRQDSLYNLDMYGIHFDKEANLVRSKEPRMISTADSPVKVFVVPTNEELAIAQKATVIGDMAREAGLFN; encoded by the coding sequence ATGGCTTTCGTTCTCGTCCTCAATTCCGGATCGTCTTCCATCAAATTCCAACTGGTAGACCCGAATCAAAGCGCCACTGACAAGCCGGAGGTCTCCGGCCTGGTGGAGCAGGTAGGGGAACCGCTAGGCGCCATCACCGTGAAGGTGCGCGGCGAGGAAATCCGCGAGGAGCTCCCCATTCCCACGCACGCGGACGGCTTAGAGCGCGCGTTCGGCATCATGCACGACCATGGCGTGGGCCCCACCGACGTGGAGGTCACCGCGGTGGGTCACCGCGTCGTGCACGGTGGCCGCCTGTTCAGCGAACCGCAGCTCATCATGGACCAAATCGAGTCCATGATTGAGGACCTCATCCCGCTGGCCCCGCTGCACAATCCGGCGAACCTGGACGGTATCCGCGTGGCCCGCGCTCTGTTGCCGGACATCCCGCACGTCGCGGTGTTCGACACTGCGTTCTTTAACCAGATGCCGCCGGCGGCTGCGCTATATGCCATCAATAGGGAAGTGGCCTCGGAATACGACATCCGACGCTATGGCTTCCACGGCACCTCCCACGAGTTCGTGTCGCAACAGGTCCCCGGCCTGCTAGGCCGCGACCCGAACCATACCCGGCAGATCACACTGCACCTGGGCAACGGTGCGTCGGCAGCGGCGATTGCCAACGGCCGCGCCATCGACACTTCGATGGGCCTGACCCCGCTGGCAGGCCTGGCCATGGGCACCCGTTCCGGTGACATTGACCCGGGCATCATCTTCCATCTCGTCCGCGAGGCAGGCATGTCCATCGATGAGATCGACAACCTGCTCAACCGTGAGTCCGGTGTGAAGGGCCTCTCCGGGGTCAACGACTTCCGTGAGTTGCGCCGCATGATTGATGAGGAAGACCAGGACGCGTGGCTGGCGTACAACATCTACATTCACCAATTGCGTCGCTTCATCGGTTCCTACATGATCGCTCTGGGGCGCGTGGACGCCATCACGTTCACCGCCGGCGTTGGTGAAAACGACACCGAGGTGCGCCAGGACTCCCTGTACAACCTGGACATGTACGGCATCCACTTCGACAAGGAAGCTAACCTAGTGCGCTCCAAGGAGCCCCGCATGATCTCCACTGCGGACTCCCCGGTCAAGGTATTTGTGGTCCCCACCAACGAGGAGCTCGCCATCGCCCAGAAGGCCACCGTTATTGGCGACATGGCCCGCGAAGCAGGGTTGTTTAACTAA
- the pta gene encoding phosphate acetyltransferase has translation MTDTPSIVLTVANRSFEGVDVEALASALNLGVRRLDSTDIAAILNSSADASAELFVGSGNLHRDAEIAAALGAGLIIVTPEDTVGDAVALAVEESEALQATVLGTATGSGLVDKAPEFKAALESAAAELAPVMSAPVFEHQLLAQAKAAGSHIVLPEGDDDRILQAAHQLLADDVVKLTILGEPESINARAAELGLDLSKATIINHLDSKYTEEFAADFAELRKKKGVTIEQARETMQDISYFGTMMVHKGIADGMVSGAAHTTAHTIKPSFQIIKTAPGSSVVSSIFLMVMPGRLWAFGDCAVNPNPTAEQLGEIAAVSAKTASQFGIDPRVAMLSYSTGTSGTGPDVDRAVAALAKARELDPELKVDGPLQFDAAVDAGVAAKKMPESEVAGQATVFIFPDLEAGNIGYKTAQRTGGALAVGPILQGLNKPVNDLSRGATIADIVNTVAITAIQAGGVS, from the coding sequence ATGACCGATACTCCGTCCATCGTCCTCACCGTAGCCAATCGTAGCTTCGAAGGCGTCGACGTAGAGGCCCTCGCCTCCGCCCTCAACCTGGGTGTTCGTCGCCTGGACTCCACCGACATCGCCGCCATTCTTAACAGCTCCGCAGATGCTTCTGCGGAGCTGTTTGTGGGTTCGGGCAATCTCCACCGCGACGCTGAGATTGCCGCCGCGCTCGGCGCGGGGCTCATTATCGTCACCCCGGAGGACACCGTCGGCGATGCCGTCGCTCTCGCCGTCGAAGAGTCTGAGGCGCTGCAGGCGACCGTGCTGGGCACTGCCACCGGCTCCGGGCTGGTGGACAAGGCACCAGAGTTTAAGGCGGCGCTCGAATCCGCTGCTGCCGAGCTGGCGCCCGTGATGTCCGCGCCGGTCTTCGAGCACCAGCTGCTGGCGCAGGCCAAGGCCGCCGGCTCCCATATCGTTTTGCCGGAAGGCGATGACGATCGCATCCTGCAGGCCGCACACCAGCTGTTGGCAGACGACGTCGTCAAGCTCACCATCCTGGGCGAGCCGGAATCCATCAACGCCCGCGCCGCCGAGCTCGGCTTGGATCTGTCCAAGGCCACGATCATCAACCATCTGGACTCGAAGTACACCGAGGAATTCGCCGCGGACTTCGCTGAACTGCGCAAGAAGAAGGGCGTGACCATCGAGCAGGCCCGCGAGACCATGCAGGACATCTCCTACTTCGGCACCATGATGGTGCACAAGGGCATCGCCGACGGCATGGTGTCTGGCGCCGCGCACACCACCGCACACACCATCAAGCCCTCCTTCCAGATCATCAAAACCGCGCCGGGTTCGTCGGTCGTGTCCTCCATCTTCCTCATGGTCATGCCGGGGCGCCTGTGGGCTTTCGGCGACTGCGCGGTGAACCCGAACCCGACCGCTGAGCAGCTCGGCGAAATCGCCGCCGTTTCCGCCAAGACCGCGTCCCAGTTCGGCATCGACCCGCGTGTGGCCATGCTGTCCTATTCCACCGGCACCTCCGGAACCGGCCCGGACGTGGACCGCGCGGTGGCCGCCCTGGCCAAGGCCCGCGAGCTGGACCCGGAGCTCAAGGTCGACGGCCCGCTGCAGTTCGACGCCGCCGTGGACGCGGGCGTCGCTGCGAAGAAGATGCCGGAATCCGAGGTCGCGGGCCAGGCTACCGTGTTCATTTTCCCGGATCTGGAGGCAGGCAACATCGGCTACAAGACCGCGCAGCGCACCGGCGGCGCCCTGGCCGTGGGCCCTATCCTGCAGGGACTGAACAAGCCGGTCAACGACCTCTCCCGCGGCGCCACCATTGCAGACATCGTCAACACTGTGGCCATTACCGCTATCCAGGCTGGCGGTGTTTCATAA
- a CDS encoding FAD-dependent oxidoreductase, whose translation MNAPLRVAVVGSGPAGIYASDLLVKSDVDVQIDLFEKMPTPFGLIRYGVAPDHPRIKGIVQSLHNVMEKEEIRFLGNIEIGRDITVEEMKEYYDAIIFATGSTADKVLDLPGSDLYGNFGAAEFVGFYDGNPNFKRDWDLSAEKVAVIGVGNVSLDVSRILAKTADELLVTEIPDNVYQTLKGNRAKEIHVFGRRGPAQAKYTPKELKELDESPTIEVIVNPEDIDYDAASEQARRDAKATDLVCQTLEGYAMREPQDAPHKLYIHFFESPTEILGEDGKVTGIRTERTELDGNGGVTGTGKFTDWDVQAVYRAVGYHPQSVDGVPYDDRAAVIPNDGGRVLDSDATGEGEPIQGLYATGWIKRGPVGLIGNTKSDAKDTTGMLLEDFKAGKLAEATKRDPQDILDLLASRDIKVTTWEGWHRLDAAERAAGEPHERERVKIVEWDDMVRHAGPQD comes from the coding sequence ATGAATGCACCGTTGCGCGTTGCAGTTGTTGGATCCGGTCCGGCCGGTATTTATGCCTCCGATCTCCTGGTCAAGTCTGACGTCGATGTTCAGATTGACCTGTTTGAGAAGATGCCGACCCCCTTCGGCCTCATCCGCTACGGCGTCGCACCGGATCACCCACGCATCAAGGGTATCGTGCAGTCCCTGCATAACGTGATGGAGAAGGAAGAGATCCGCTTCCTGGGCAACATCGAGATCGGCCGCGACATCACCGTGGAAGAGATGAAGGAGTACTACGACGCCATTATCTTCGCCACCGGCTCCACCGCGGATAAGGTACTGGACCTGCCGGGGTCGGATCTGTACGGCAACTTCGGCGCCGCAGAGTTCGTGGGCTTTTACGACGGCAACCCGAACTTCAAGCGCGACTGGGACCTGTCCGCGGAGAAGGTCGCGGTCATCGGCGTGGGCAACGTGTCCTTGGACGTCTCCCGCATCCTGGCCAAGACCGCGGACGAGCTGCTGGTCACCGAGATCCCGGACAACGTGTACCAGACCCTCAAGGGCAACCGCGCGAAGGAGATTCACGTCTTCGGCCGCCGCGGCCCGGCGCAGGCGAAGTACACTCCGAAGGAGCTCAAGGAGCTGGACGAGTCCCCGACCATTGAGGTCATCGTCAACCCGGAGGACATCGACTATGACGCCGCCAGCGAGCAGGCGCGTCGCGATGCCAAGGCCACCGACTTGGTGTGCCAGACCCTGGAGGGTTACGCCATGCGCGAGCCGCAGGATGCCCCGCACAAGCTCTACATCCATTTCTTCGAGTCCCCCACCGAGATCCTCGGCGAGGACGGCAAGGTCACCGGCATCCGCACCGAGCGCACCGAGCTGGACGGCAACGGCGGCGTGACGGGTACCGGCAAGTTCACCGACTGGGACGTGCAGGCGGTCTACCGCGCGGTGGGCTACCACCCGCAGTCCGTGGACGGCGTGCCTTACGACGACCGCGCGGCGGTCATCCCCAACGACGGCGGCCGTGTGCTCGACTCCGACGCCACCGGCGAGGGCGAACCCATCCAGGGCCTGTACGCCACCGGCTGGATCAAGCGCGGCCCGGTGGGGCTTATCGGCAACACCAAGTCCGATGCCAAGGACACCACCGGCATGCTGCTGGAGGACTTCAAGGCGGGCAAGCTCGCCGAGGCCACCAAGCGCGATCCGCAGGACATCCTGGATCTGCTGGCCTCCCGCGACATCAAGGTGACCACCTGGGAAGGCTGGCACCGTCTGGATGCCGCGGAGCGCGCCGCGGGCGAACCGCACGAGCGCGAGCGCGTCAAGATCGTGGAGTGGGACGACATGGTCCGTCACGCCGGCCCACAGGACTAA
- a CDS encoding GNAT family N-acetyltransferase, with the protein MTYRIQEATLADLSPLDVHALYKLRVDVFVHEQQVPYAEIDDVDAASSTTQFLLWEDSPAADNADGKAATRLAGTLRLFPSSLALPPVVSGTTTVSASEVVSQLGRYCFAPDYRGTGAAAYLLEHAIERCREQHPDRALYLTAQAPLVPYYKKFGFIPSGAMFEEENQPHQPMFLRPQRAK; encoded by the coding sequence ATGACCTATCGCATTCAGGAAGCCACCCTGGCGGACCTTTCTCCACTCGACGTCCACGCGCTGTACAAGCTGCGCGTGGACGTCTTCGTGCATGAGCAGCAAGTCCCCTACGCCGAAATCGATGACGTCGACGCCGCCTCGTCCACCACCCAGTTCCTGTTGTGGGAGGACTCCCCCGCGGCCGACAACGCCGACGGCAAAGCCGCCACCCGCCTGGCGGGCACGCTGCGCCTATTCCCCTCCTCGCTGGCGCTGCCGCCGGTGGTCTCCGGCACGACCACGGTGAGTGCCTCGGAGGTCGTCTCGCAGCTCGGCCGCTACTGCTTCGCGCCCGATTACCGCGGCACCGGGGCGGCGGCCTACCTCCTCGAGCACGCCATTGAACGCTGCCGCGAGCAGCACCCGGACCGCGCCCTCTATCTCACCGCGCAGGCCCCGCTCGTGCCCTATTACAAGAAGTTCGGCTTCATTCCCAGCGGCGCGATGTTCGAGGAAGAGAACCAGCCCCACCAGCCCATGTTCCTGCGCCCACAACGTGCGAAGTAG